The following are encoded together in the Glycine soja cultivar W05 chromosome 5, ASM419377v2, whole genome shotgun sequence genome:
- the LOC114413811 gene encoding putative G3BP-like protein, with amino-acid sequence MVTGCLTGKDNLRRKFAQSFFLAPQDNGYFVLNDVFRYVEDHEPSELPPVTGDGDAAAVTVTPETGKIIIQNFFIFSFKIYSGVGFMLFSFFTEPSHFANSSAPDPTNSHVNKGQTVAENAYEPSNHHERHIPIENVDNVEPHFQSNGNDDSQATELASSAQEKKSYASIVKVQKEGLVATKVYVQTNTLKSGPNKTENKVVESVESTEVSEAALDSVNNPESSDAHEEVEGHSIYIRNLPLNVTAAQLELEFKKFGPIKPGGIQVRNNKNETHTTPKTRATTNNNHLWVKEAIYMVTIRT; translated from the exons ATGGTGACTGGATGCTTGACTGGCAAGGATAACTTAAGAAGAAAATTTGCACAGTCATTCTTTCTTGCTCCACAAGACAATGGCTATTTTGTTCTGAATGATGTTTTTAGGTATGTAGAAGACCATGAACCATCAGAACTGCCTCCAGTTACTGGAGATGGTGATGCAGCTGCTGTTACAGTAACACCAGAAACAGGcaagattataattcaaaatttttttatcttctctttcAAAATTTATTCAGGAGTTGGATTCATGTTGTTCTCCTTCTTTACAGAACCCAGTCATTTTGCTAATTCTTCTGCACCAGACCCCACAAATTCTCATGTGAACAAAGGTCAAACTGTTGCTGAGAATGCTTATGAGCCATCTAATCATCATGAGAGACACATACCTATTGAGAATGTCGACAATGTAGAACCACATTTTCAGTCAAATGGTAATGATGATTCTCAGGCCACAGAATTGGCTTCTTCAGCTCAAGAGAAGAAGTCTTATGCATCTATT GTGAAAGTCCAAAAAGAGGGTTTAGTTGCAACTAAAGTGTATGTGCAAACTAATACACTAAAGTCAGGGCCTAACAAAACTGAGAACAAGGTAGTTGAGTCAGTAGAATCTACTGAAGTGTCTGAAGCAGCTTTGGATAGTGTTAACAACCCTGAAAGTAGTGATGCTCATGAGGAAG TTGAGGGGCACTCCATTTACATTCGAAATTTGCCTTTAAATGTGACGGCTGCTCAGTTGGAACTGGAGTTTAAGAAATTTGGGCCCATCAAGCCAGGAGGCATCCAAGTCAGAAATAATAAG AATGAGACACATACCACACCAAAAACCAGAGCAACTACTAATAACAACCATTTATGGGTCAAAGAGGCAATTTATATGGTCACCATAAGaacctaa
- the LOC114413809 gene encoding probable leucine-rich repeat receptor-like protein kinase At5g49770 encodes MVAEGETADGDLTTFLSLINTWENTPPNWVGSDPCDDWVGIKCKNSHITSITLSSTGLAGQLSGDIGSLSELETLDLSYNKDLTGPLPESIGELKKLATLILVGCSFKGPIPDNIGNMQEILYAVSYS; translated from the exons ATGGTTGCAGAAGGAGAAACAGCTGATGGAGATT TGACCACATTTTTGTCTCTTATAAATACCTGGGAGAACACCCCTCCTAATTGGGTGGGTTCAGATCCTTGTGATGATTGGGTTGGAATCAAGTGCAAGAATTCACACATTACATCAAT AACATTATCAAGCACCGGTTTGGCTGGTCAGCTTTCTGGAGATATTGGATCACTATCTGAATTAGAGACTtt GGATCTATCTTACAACAAGGACTTGACTGGACCACTTCCAGAATCCATTGGGGAATTGAAGAAGCTGGCAACCTT AATTCTTGTTGGTTGTAGCTTCAAGGGTCCTATTCCAGACAACATAGGAAATATGCAGGAGATTTTATATGCTGTTTCTTATTCCTAA
- the LOC114413810 gene encoding aspartyl protease family protein At5g10770-like: MKDRGHCSEKKIDWNRRLQKQLILDDLRVRSMQNRIRRVASTHNVEASQTQIPLSSGINLQTLNYIVTMGLGSKNMTVIIDTRSDLTWVQCEPCMSCYNQQGPIFKPSTSSSYQSVSCNSSTCQSLQFATGNTGACGSSNPSTCNYVVNYGDGSYTNGDLGVEALSFGGVSVSDFVFGCGRNNKGLFGGVSGLMGLGRSYLSLVSQTNATFGGVFSYCLPTTEAGSSGSLVMGNEFSQISQKKKNSYGSRYF, from the coding sequence ATGAAGGACAGAGGACATTGCTCAGAGAAGAAAATTGATTGGAACAGAAGGCTTCAGAAGCAGCTTATATTAGATGATCTCCGCGTTCGTTCAATGCAAAACAGGATTCGAAGAGTAGCCTCCACCCATAATGTAGAAGCTTCACAAACCCAAATTCCATTATCTTCTGGTATAAACTTGCAAACCTTAAACTACATAGTGACAATGGGATTGGGTAGCAAGAATATGACTGTGATAATTGACACTAGAAGCGACTTGACATGGGTCCAATGTGAGCCTTGCATGTCATGTTATAATCAACAAGGACCAATATTCAAACCTTCTACCTCCTCTTCCTATCAATCAGTTTCATGCAATTCATCAACCTGCCAATCTCTTCAATTTGCCACAGGAAACACAGGAGCCTGTGGAAGTAGTAATCCATCAACTTGTAACTATGTGGTTAACTATGGTGATGGATCTTACACTAATGGTGACCTAGGTGTTGAAGCACTTAGTTTTGGAGGTGTTTCAGTGAGTGATTTTGTATTTGGTTGTGGTAGGAACAACAAAGGTCTATTTGGAGGAGTCTCTGGCCTTATGGGGTTGGGAAGAAGTTACCTCTCATTGGTATCTCAAACTAATGCCACATTTGGAGGAGTTTTCTCATACTGCTTACCAACAACAGAAGCTGGTTCTTCTGGGTCATTAGTTATGGGTAATGAGTTTTCTCAGATttctcagaagaaaaaaaattcatatggcTCTAGATATTTTTGa
- the LOC114412086 gene encoding uncharacterized protein LOC114412086 — protein sequence MNSFIGWPRHLVKPLSYDSDLNVRKPVEHSSDAKLAGESDPLGELMKILFYVYQNPVEVPWEANQFGLPEIGAKFYITHADLAEIISGDKCLNIAILQLWTIFMNECGRSKADQSLYGLLEPQSIQNAKERRQQCQQYIETWVKESQRQLYLGAYLNQAHWQLFVLHPRENTVVWFCSLRKKPDISIKGAINSAMKTITSSFEGMSNQGAPRWVEPKTNVQSGGFECGYYVMHWMWCIVTAGLKDDWHKWFSDGSSLDVEAITSVRQKWATYFLSFRKSSC from the exons ATGAACTCATTCATTGGATGGCCCAGACATCTAGTGAAACCTTTATCTTAT GATTCTGACCTTAATGTGCGGAAGCCAGTTGAACATAGTAGTGATGCAAAGCTTGCAGGTGAATCCGATCCATTGGGAGAGTTGATgaagatattgttttatgtgtaCCAGAATCCAGTGGAAGTGCCGTGGGAGGCGAACCAATTTGGACTTCCTGAGATTGGGGCAAAATTTTACATCACACATGCAGATCTAGCGGAAATAATATCAGGTGACAAGTGTTTAAACATAGCGATACTACAATTGTGGACCAT ATTTATGAATGAGTGCGGTAGAAGCAAAGCTGATCAGTCACTATATGGTTTGTTGGAGCCTCAATCTATACAAAATGCTAAGGAAAGACGGCAACAATGCCAACAATACATTGAAACATGGGTCAAGGAATCACAAAGGCAGTTGTATTTAGGAGCTTACTTGAATCA GGCACATTGGCAACTATTTGTTCTCCACCCAAGGGAAAACACGGTCGTTTGGTTTTGTTCTCTGAGGAAGAAGCCTGATATTAGCATCAAAGGCGCAATTAACAG TGCAATGAAGACAATAACCAGTTCTTTTGAAGGCATGTCTAATCAAGGTGCACCTCGGTGGGTTGAACCCAAG ACTAATGTGCAAAGCGGAGGGTTTGAGTGCggatattatgtcatgcactggatgtggTGCATCGTGACTGCCGGTTTGAAGGATGACTGGCACAAG TGGTTCTCTGATGGCTCATCGTTAGACGTGGAGGCCATCACATCAGTTCGACAGAAATGGGCAActtactttttatcttttaggaaAAGCAGTTGCTAA
- the LOC114412087 gene encoding protein FIZZY-RELATED 2-like codes for MEDSSGHLNIPPAAAAATLRHVDRMINSNHYTSPSRTIYSDRFIPSRSASKFALFDIAWPPGGGDDSSSAYTTLLRTALFGPDIEPPHSPAMTLPSRNIFRYKTETRQSMHSHSPFLCDDSVPGVVHGPVKAPRKVPRSPFKVLDAPALQDDFYLNLVDWSSHNVLAVGLGNCVYLWNACSSKVTKLCDLGIDDLVCSVGWAQRGTHLAVGTSNGKVQIWDASRCKKIRSMEGHRLRVGTLAWSSSLLSSGGRDKNIYQRDIRAQEDFVSKLSGHKSEVCGLKWSYDNRELASGGNDNRLFVWNQHSTQPVLKYCEHTAAVKAIAWSPHLHGLLASGGGTADRCIRFWNTTTNSHLSCMDTGSQVCNLVWSKNVNELVSTHGYSQNQIIVWRYPSMSKLATLTGHTYRVLYLAISPDGQTIVTGAGDETLRFWNVFPSPKSQNTDSEIGASSFGRTIIR; via the exons ATGGAGGACTCGTCCGGCCACCTGAATATTCCTCCGGCCGCCGCGGCGGCGACTCTCCGGCACGTTGACCGCATGATCAACTCCAACCACTACACCTCGCCTTCCAGAACAATCTACTCCGACCGCTTCATTCCCAGCAGATCTGCCTCGAAATTCGCGCTCTTCGACATCGCCTGGCCTCCCGGGGGCGGCGACGACAGCTCCAGCGCCTACACCACGCTCCTCCGCACCGCGCTCTTCGGCCCCGACATCGAGCCGCCGCACTCGCCGGCGATGACTCTCCCCAGCCGGAATATCTTCCGTTACAAAACCGAGACGCGCCAGTCCATGCACTCGCACTCGCCGTTCTTGTGCGACGATTCGGTCCCCGGCGTTGTCCACGGCCCGGTCAAGGCTCCGAGGAAGGTTCCGAGGTCGCCTTTTAAG GTTCTGGATGCGCCTGCGCTGCAAGATGATTTTTACCTGAATCTTGTGGATTGGTCTTCGCATAATGTGTTGGCTGTTGGTCTGGGAAACTGTGTTTATCTCTGGAATGCTTGTAGCAGCAAG GTTACTAAATTATGTGACTTGGGGATTGATGACCTCGTTTGTTCGGTTGGCTGGGCTCAGCGTGGTACACACCTTGCTGTTGGAACTAGCAATGGTAAAGTTCAG ATTTGGGATGCATCTCGATGCAAGAAGATAAGATCTATGGAGGGTCATCGGTTACGGGTTGGGACCTTGGCTTGGAGTTCATCTCTTTTGTCTTCTGGCGGCAGGGATAAGAATATTTATCAAAGAGATATCCGTGCACAAGAAGATTTTGTCAGTAAATTGTCAGGGCACAAATCAGAG gtttGTGGACTGAAGTGGTCTTATGATAACCGTGAGTTGGCATCTGGAGGAAATGACAACAGA TTGTTTGTTTGGAATCAACACTCAACTCAGCCTGTCCTGAAGTACTGTGAGCATACAGCAGCTGTTAAAGCTATTGCATGGTCTCCTCATCTTCACGGACTTCTTGCATCTGGGGGAGGAACTGCAGACCGATGCATACGTTTCTGGAATACAACCACAAACTCACATTTAAGCTGCATGGACACGGGAAGTCAG GTTTGCAATCTTGTCTGGTCCAAAAATGTCAATGAACTAGTAAGCACGCATGGCTATTCCCAGAACCAGATAATTGTTTGGAGATACCCCTCCATGTCAAAG TTGGCCACTCTTACGGGTCATACCTACAGAGTTCTTTATCTTGCCATTTCTCCGGATGGACAG ACTATTGTAACTGGAGCTGGTGATGAAACACTTAGGTTCTGGAACGTATTCCCTTCCCCTAAATCACAG AATACTGATAGTGAAATCGGAGCATCATCTTTTGGAAGAACAATTATTAGGTGA